One Paenibacillus crassostreae DNA segment encodes these proteins:
- a CDS encoding homoserine dehydrogenase, translated as MKPIKVGLLGLGTVGIGVVRIVEGNQEDLSSQVGSPIIIEKIAVNNCEKERDIYVDPAKLTENPWDVIRNPEIDVIVEVMGGVEETKAYILEALERGKHIVTANKDLMALYGSEILAKAQENQCDVFYEASVAGGIPIIRTLIEGFSSDRILKIMGIVNGTTNFILTKMSKEGASYDDVLEEAKRLGYAESDPTSDVEGIDAARKMTILGTLGFRTNVELDDVSVRGISQVTKEDIAYAKRLGYEMKLLGIADCEDEHISISVQPTMVRRNHPIASVNGVFNAVYVYGQAVGETMFYGAGAGSMPTATSVVSDLIAVIKNLKLGVNGLKAIVPYKVKKLKNDKQIKYKNFILLHVEDKAGVLAQITQAFAQFDVSLESVVQQPNEHNPFAEIIIVTHDVSKDSMNKVLEHFEGLSVIRTIKSVYRVEG; from the coding sequence ATGAAACCGATAAAAGTTGGGTTATTGGGTTTAGGTACTGTCGGTATAGGTGTTGTTCGAATCGTAGAGGGCAATCAGGAAGATTTAAGTAGTCAGGTAGGATCCCCTATTATCATAGAGAAGATTGCAGTGAATAATTGCGAGAAAGAAAGAGATATTTATGTTGATCCAGCTAAATTAACAGAGAATCCATGGGATGTTATTCGCAACCCAGAGATCGATGTTATCGTCGAAGTTATGGGTGGTGTTGAGGAGACTAAAGCGTATATTTTGGAAGCGTTAGAGCGGGGGAAGCATATAGTTACCGCGAATAAAGATTTAATGGCTTTGTATGGCTCGGAAATACTTGCTAAAGCCCAGGAGAATCAGTGTGATGTATTTTATGAAGCAAGTGTAGCCGGTGGTATTCCTATTATTCGTACACTGATTGAAGGGTTCTCTTCAGATCGGATCTTGAAAATAATGGGCATCGTGAATGGCACAACCAATTTTATTTTGACTAAGATGAGTAAAGAAGGTGCTTCTTATGACGATGTGCTGGAAGAAGCGAAACGTCTTGGATATGCAGAGTCAGATCCCACTTCAGATGTTGAGGGAATAGATGCTGCGCGTAAAATGACTATTCTAGGAACTCTTGGCTTTAGAACGAATGTTGAGTTAGACGATGTTAGTGTACGTGGGATTTCTCAAGTAACTAAAGAAGATATTGCATATGCTAAACGTCTCGGTTATGAAATGAAGCTTCTTGGGATTGCGGATTGTGAAGATGAACATATCAGTATAAGTGTTCAACCAACAATGGTTCGTCGTAATCATCCAATTGCCTCGGTAAATGGTGTATTTAATGCAGTATATGTATATGGTCAAGCGGTTGGAGAGACGATGTTCTACGGAGCTGGTGCTGGCTCTATGCCTACAGCAACTTCTGTGGTATCTGATTTGATAGCTGTTATTAAGAACTTGAAGCTTGGGGTGAATGGCTTGAAAGCCATCGTTCCTTATAAGGTCAAAAAACTTAAGAATGATAAACAAATTAAATATAAAAACTTTATCTTGTTACATGTTGAAGATAAAGCGGGAGTGCTTGCACAGATCACACAGGCATTTGCTCAATTCGATGTGAGTTTAGAGTCAGTTGTACAGCAACCAAATGAACATAATCCTTTTGCAGAAATTATTATTGTTACTCATGATGTTAGTAAAGATAGTATGAACAAGGTGCTAGAGCATTTTGAAGGTCTTAGTGTTATTCGTACAATAAAAAGTGTATACCGAGTAGAAGGATAA
- a CDS encoding ACT domain-containing protein, which produces MKERYYLVREDILPEAIMKTMQVKQLLDSGDVKTVQDAVEQVGLSRSAFYKYKDGIHLINHLERERIVTISIDLVHRSGMLSKVLSLVATLGGNVLTMHQSIPLQGVANVVISVEISRMSEEMGTLLEGIEGVPGVKRVRMIGQG; this is translated from the coding sequence TTGAAAGAACGCTATTACCTAGTGCGCGAGGATATTTTGCCTGAAGCCATCATGAAGACGATGCAAGTGAAGCAACTGCTCGATTCAGGAGATGTAAAGACGGTACAAGATGCGGTAGAACAAGTTGGACTAAGTCGTAGTGCATTTTATAAATATAAAGATGGTATTCATCTTATTAATCATTTGGAACGTGAAAGAATTGTTACAATATCTATTGATTTAGTACATCGTTCTGGAATGTTGTCAAAAGTGTTAAGCCTTGTGGCTACTCTTGGGGGAAATGTCTTGACGATGCATCAAAGTATACCTTTACAAGGGGTTGCCAATGTCGTCATATCTGTAGAGATTTCCAGGATGAGCGAAGAAATGGGTACTTTACTTGAAGGTATAGAAGGAGTTCCAGGAGTGAAACGCGTTCGCATGATCGGACAAGGATAA
- the obgE gene encoding GTPase ObgE yields the protein MFVDKAKIYVKAGDGGDGIVAFRREKYVPEGGPAGGDGGRGGDVIFRVDEGLRTLMDFRYQRHFKGDKGVKGRNKSQHGANADHMIVRIPPGTIVMDDDTGEVIADLTRHGQQVVVARGGRGGRGNTRFATIKNTAPEIAENGEEGQERYIVLELKIMADVGLVGFPSVGKSTLLSVVSAATPKIGAYHFTTITPNLGVVDVGDGRSFVMADLPGLIEGAHEGIGLGHEFLRHVERTRVIIHVVDMSGSEGRDPYEDWVKINEELQLYNPVLLTRPQIVAANKMDMPDSEELLTAFREQVNQVRPDLEIMPISSLTRQGVQELLYRATDLIDQIPEETVIEDVSEIKERKVYKLDKKEDNSFTIVRENEAFIIESKKIESMMKRMQLNSHEAVLKLGRILRSMGVDDELRKRGAVDGTIVRLGDFEFEFVEGSSYY from the coding sequence ATGTTTGTAGATAAAGCGAAGATTTATGTCAAAGCTGGTGACGGCGGAGATGGTATTGTTGCTTTTCGACGTGAGAAGTATGTTCCAGAGGGTGGACCAGCAGGTGGTGACGGAGGTAGAGGTGGAGATGTTATTTTTCGTGTTGATGAAGGTCTCCGTACCTTGATGGATTTCCGTTACCAACGTCACTTTAAGGGTGATAAAGGGGTAAAGGGACGGAATAAAAGTCAACATGGTGCAAATGCAGATCATATGATTGTTCGGATTCCACCAGGTACAATTGTGATGGATGATGATACAGGTGAAGTGATTGCTGACTTGACTAGACATGGTCAACAGGTTGTTGTAGCACGTGGTGGACGTGGAGGCAGAGGGAATACTCGCTTTGCAACAATTAAGAATACAGCACCTGAAATAGCTGAGAATGGTGAAGAAGGCCAGGAACGCTATATAGTGTTAGAATTAAAGATAATGGCAGATGTTGGATTGGTTGGATTCCCAAGCGTGGGTAAATCAACCTTGTTGTCTGTTGTATCAGCCGCAACTCCTAAGATTGGTGCATATCATTTTACGACAATTACTCCGAATTTAGGTGTTGTTGATGTAGGTGATGGCCGCAGTTTTGTAATGGCGGATTTACCTGGACTTATTGAAGGCGCACATGAAGGGATAGGTCTAGGGCATGAATTTCTTCGTCATGTAGAACGGACACGTGTCATTATTCATGTAGTGGATATGTCTGGTTCTGAAGGTAGAGATCCTTATGAAGATTGGGTTAAAATTAATGAAGAGTTGCAATTATATAACCCAGTGTTGTTAACACGTCCGCAAATAGTTGCGGCGAACAAAATGGACATGCCGGATTCAGAAGAGTTATTGACGGCTTTCCGCGAACAAGTCAACCAAGTGCGACCTGATCTGGAGATCATGCCAATCTCATCATTAACACGTCAAGGTGTACAAGAGTTACTCTACCGTGCAACAGACTTGATTGATCAAATTCCGGAAGAAACTGTTATTGAAGACGTGTCAGAAATCAAGGAAAGAAAAGTATATAAATTAGATAAGAAAGAAGATAATTCATTTACGATTGTTCGAGAAAATGAAGCATTCATCATTGAAAGTAAAAAAATAGAAAGTATGATGAAGAGAATGCAGTTAAATTCTCATGAAGCTGTTCTCAAATTAGGTCGAATTCTTAGAAGTATGGGTGTGGATGATGAACTTCGCAAACGTGGGGCAGTAGATGGTACGATTGTTCGACTTGGAGATTTTGAGTTCGAATTTGTTGAGGGTAGTAGTTATTATTAG
- a CDS encoding Spo0B domain-containing protein — protein MKSWTRLWLLAVISIWIPIFLVIRYSSFLAYVLLVLWVAIFLGIIITFIHRQNEKEKRLIIQSVEQTAIKSLNHHRHDWMNDLQIMYGYIQLKKYDKSIECVGRIKERMELEGKIAKLGIPSLVFYLQSFRTIGSNVELEVHVADDLHLNGRIMGNDAEDWVSAIVECIRIYQYKGKISWEECRKLTLSLYEENGEIVALFECDHVISNYGDLEQEIHNVVRRNRIRMEQLKSSAFSFQLRVLCDR, from the coding sequence GTGAAGTCGTGGACAAGGTTATGGCTTTTAGCTGTTATATCCATATGGATTCCTATATTTCTTGTTATTCGATATTCATCGTTCTTAGCATATGTTTTGCTTGTACTTTGGGTGGCAATATTCCTTGGAATCATAATCACATTTATTCATAGGCAGAATGAAAAAGAAAAAAGGTTGATCATTCAGAGTGTTGAACAGACAGCCATCAAGAGCTTGAATCATCATCGTCATGACTGGATGAATGACTTGCAAATTATGTATGGTTATATTCAACTTAAAAAGTATGATAAATCAATCGAATGTGTGGGAAGAATAAAAGAACGGATGGAGCTTGAGGGTAAGATTGCGAAGCTTGGTATTCCATCCTTAGTTTTTTATCTGCAATCTTTTCGGACCATTGGTAGTAATGTGGAATTAGAAGTCCATGTTGCCGATGATTTACATCTTAATGGTAGAATAATGGGAAATGACGCTGAGGACTGGGTATCTGCTATTGTAGAGTGCATTCGCATTTATCAATACAAGGGAAAGATATCTTGGGAAGAGTGTCGTAAACTTACTCTCAGTCTTTATGAGGAGAATGGAGAAATAGTTGCTTTGTTTGAATGTGACCATGTAATTAGTAACTATGGAGATTTAGAACAGGAAATTCATAATGTGGTACGCAGAAACAGAATCCGGATGGAGCAATTAAAATCATCTGCATTCTCTTTTCAGTTGCGCGTACTGTGTGATAGATGA
- the rpmA gene encoding 50S ribosomal protein L27: MFKLNLQLFASKKGVGSTRNGRDSQSKRLGVKRADGQTVTGGSILVRQRGTKIHPGTNVGIGSDDTLFAKVEGVVKFERWGRDRKKVSVYPVDIAPVAAAVEA; this comes from the coding sequence ATGTTTAAGTTGAATCTTCAATTGTTCGCATCTAAAAAAGGTGTGGGTTCCACAAGAAATGGACGAGATAGCCAATCGAAACGTCTTGGTGTGAAACGTGCAGACGGACAAACGGTTACTGGCGGAAGTATCCTAGTTCGCCAACGCGGAACAAAAATTCACCCAGGCACAAATGTTGGTATCGGTAGTGATGATACTTTGTTTGCTAAAGTGGAAGGCGTTGTGAAATTTGAACGTTGGGGCCGCGATCGTAAAAAAGTGAGCGTTTACCCGGTAGATATCGCTCCTGTAGCGGCAGCAGTAGAAGCTTAA
- a CDS encoding ribosomal-processing cysteine protease Prp yields MIVVRIFRNHSRLIHSFKIKGHANYAKAGEDIVCAGVSAVTVGTVNSIEALTEITLDCEMHNGFLSGIIPLLEDESTESKVQLLLESMVIMLNSIAESYGEYIRIEEVII; encoded by the coding sequence GTGATTGTCGTGCGAATCTTTCGTAATCATAGCAGGTTGATTCACAGTTTTAAGATTAAAGGACATGCGAATTACGCGAAAGCTGGAGAAGACATTGTATGTGCTGGAGTATCAGCCGTTACTGTTGGAACAGTTAATTCGATTGAAGCGTTGACTGAGATTACTTTGGATTGTGAGATGCATAATGGTTTCTTAAGTGGGATAATTCCTCTTCTAGAGGATGAGTCTACTGAAAGTAAAGTGCAACTGCTACTTGAATCTATGGTCATTATGTTAAATAGTATTGCTGAATCATACGGTGAGTATATTCGAATAGAAGAAGTCATTATATAA
- the rplU gene encoding 50S ribosomal protein L21: MYAIIETGGKQYKVQEGDVLFIEKLHAEDGEKVTFNRVLAVCDDNGLVAGTPLLSGATVAATVEKHGKGHKVVVYKYKPKKNYHKKQGHRQPYTKVTIGKIQA, encoded by the coding sequence ATGTACGCAATTATCGAAACAGGTGGTAAACAATACAAAGTTCAAGAGGGCGATGTGTTGTTCATTGAAAAACTACATGCAGAAGACGGAGAAAAGGTTACTTTTAACCGTGTACTAGCAGTATGTGATGACAATGGTTTGGTAGCAGGTACGCCATTACTTTCAGGTGCAACTGTAGCCGCTACGGTTGAGAAACATGGTAAAGGTCATAAGGTTGTTGTATACAAGTACAAACCTAAGAAGAACTACCATAAGAAGCAAGGTCATCGTCAACCATACACTAAAGTAACAATTGGAAAAATTCAAGCGTAA
- a CDS encoding Rne/Rng family ribonuclease has product MKQMIVNCESKFTQMALIEEGKLVEFAAERSQSESLVGSFYKGRVVNVLPGMQAAFVDIGHKKNAFLYVDDVLHPHLEKQPKVKPSIEELLKVGQEIVVQVMKESLRGKGPRVTTHYSLPGRWIVYMPIADYVAVSKKVLRENERTRLKILCEQLRFRGEGIIVRTVSQDESTDAIKSDLDLLRQLWSNIQGKAKNAEAPSLLHQDLSIVQRHIRDVLNPTEDELIINNVKEAAVVERYLSEMGQGIHLPVKVHESSESIFKQYGVLEQLDKGLSRKVSLASGGTIVWDHTEALTVVDVNTSKYTGGYNLEETVTLTNIQAAEEIARLIRLRDVGGIIVIDFIDMEQEIHRQNVVEALEAVMKKDRAKSQIVGWTKLGLLELTRKKVREDTSVLLDKTCETCSGTGRITANIIH; this is encoded by the coding sequence ATGAAACAGATGATCGTTAACTGTGAATCTAAATTCACACAGATGGCTCTCATAGAGGAAGGAAAGCTTGTGGAGTTTGCGGCGGAACGTAGTCAAAGCGAAAGTTTAGTTGGAAGCTTTTACAAAGGTCGTGTCGTTAATGTTTTACCAGGTATGCAGGCAGCTTTTGTGGATATTGGCCATAAAAAAAATGCCTTTCTTTATGTTGATGATGTGCTGCACCCCCATCTTGAAAAGCAGCCGAAGGTTAAACCTTCGATAGAAGAATTGTTGAAAGTTGGACAAGAGATTGTAGTTCAAGTCATGAAAGAATCCCTCCGGGGCAAAGGACCACGAGTTACTACCCACTATTCATTACCAGGGCGTTGGATTGTATATATGCCCATAGCAGATTATGTTGCTGTATCGAAGAAAGTTCTACGAGAAAATGAACGTACAAGGCTTAAAATTCTATGTGAACAATTACGTTTTCGTGGAGAAGGAATTATAGTCAGAACAGTTTCGCAAGATGAATCCACTGACGCGATTAAAAGTGATCTCGATTTGTTACGCCAACTATGGAGTAATATTCAAGGAAAGGCAAAAAATGCTGAGGCACCTAGCTTACTCCATCAGGACCTAAGCATTGTTCAACGTCATATTCGTGATGTGTTGAACCCCACAGAGGATGAACTCATAATTAATAATGTTAAAGAAGCAGCTGTAGTGGAGCGATATTTGTCAGAAATGGGTCAGGGTATTCATTTGCCAGTGAAAGTGCATGAATCATCAGAATCTATTTTTAAACAGTATGGTGTTCTTGAACAATTAGATAAAGGTCTTTCTCGAAAAGTATCCCTTGCCAGTGGTGGGACGATTGTGTGGGACCATACGGAAGCATTAACTGTCGTTGACGTGAATACTAGCAAGTATACGGGTGGCTATAATTTAGAAGAAACGGTTACACTGACCAATATACAAGCAGCAGAAGAAATTGCAAGATTGATTCGATTGCGTGATGTTGGTGGTATTATCGTTATTGACTTTATTGATATGGAGCAAGAAATCCATCGTCAGAATGTGGTGGAGGCTTTGGAGGCAGTAATGAAAAAAGATCGAGCAAAGAGTCAAATTGTCGGTTGGACGAAGCTAGGACTACTTGAATTGACACGAAAAAAAGTTCGCGAAGATACATCAGTATTGCTAGATAAAACGTGTGAAACTTGTTCCGGTACAGGTAGAATAACCGCAAATATAATTCATTGA
- a CDS encoding site-2 protease family protein: MIKIFGITLNLHPLFVIVMLMSILTGNFLELITLFAIVLIHEMGHLSVALLFRIKVVSLQLLPFGGVVSIEDHGQLTAWKEIMIAVAGPLQNGIMMMIGMGFMLLGWGNSEYIAYIIHGNMIIALFNLLPIPPLDGGKIMQSLISRYFPYHWMLVWSLRVSIVASIGVILFALLPLIMEKGVLQLNLLMIGVFLLYSNFVDYRNITYRFMRFLMNRGPLYARYALNGTLVQPIVTDAAKHLDPILRLFKREKYHLIYIVDEDGNIVAVLPEQKLISAYFSTKRRIL; this comes from the coding sequence TTGATTAAAATATTCGGGATAACGTTAAACCTACATCCCCTATTCGTAATTGTGATGTTAATGTCAATTTTAACGGGTAATTTTCTGGAGTTAATCACATTGTTTGCTATTGTCCTCATACATGAAATGGGACATTTAAGTGTGGCCCTGTTATTTAGGATAAAGGTAGTATCCCTACAATTGTTACCATTTGGAGGAGTGGTATCGATTGAAGACCACGGTCAACTAACCGCTTGGAAGGAAATCATGATTGCAGTAGCAGGACCACTTCAGAATGGGATCATGATGATGATTGGCATGGGTTTCATGTTATTGGGGTGGGGGAACAGTGAATATATTGCATATATTATTCATGGAAATATGATTATTGCATTATTCAATTTACTGCCTATTCCGCCATTAGATGGTGGGAAAATAATGCAATCTTTAATTAGTAGGTATTTCCCATATCACTGGATGTTAGTATGGTCATTAAGAGTGAGTATAGTTGCTAGTATAGGTGTTATTCTATTCGCTCTACTTCCTTTAATAATGGAAAAAGGTGTTTTGCAGCTTAATTTACTTATGATAGGCGTATTTTTATTGTATTCAAATTTTGTAGATTATCGAAATATTACTTATCGATTTATGAGATTTTTAATGAATAGAGGTCCATTATATGCCAGGTATGCTTTAAACGGCACTCTCGTACAACCTATTGTTACAGATGCTGCGAAACATTTAGACCCTATTTTGCGTCTATTTAAGAGAGAGAAATATCATTTAATCTATATTGTGGATGAAGATGGAAATATTGTTGCTGTATTACCTGAACAAAAATTAATATCAGCATATTTTTCTACTAAGCGTCGTATTCTTTAA
- a CDS encoding M23 family metallopeptidase produces MDNKSPLKQQRQERIQELLDNNQIRNDGEKWVNEHGIVGERDPERLWKMEQSRHHYFFPSFIRRVLWSGLLFGIVFGIYRSEETWAISIQQYIAQSLNREMDFQAVESWYVSHFGEAPAIIPIFTESQNNPQKVIASQAWLVPMHGLVTTSFLVDQKGIEISPYEDSNAISQVKSVATGRILEVLKESQSGVKLAIQHTGGLVSVYGHLDSTLKVNDWVEAGDSLGWLTNEPRQTLYFSLRQGDVYLDPLEVMSFD; encoded by the coding sequence ATGGATAATAAATCACCATTGAAGCAACAGCGACAGGAACGGATTCAAGAATTACTGGATAATAATCAGATTCGTAATGATGGGGAGAAATGGGTAAATGAACACGGTATAGTTGGCGAACGTGATCCTGAACGATTGTGGAAAATGGAACAAAGTCGTCATCATTATTTCTTTCCAAGTTTCATTCGGAGAGTACTCTGGAGTGGTCTGTTATTTGGCATAGTCTTTGGAATCTATCGATCAGAAGAGACGTGGGCAATTAGCATTCAACAATATATTGCACAATCTTTAAACAGAGAAATGGATTTTCAAGCGGTAGAATCTTGGTATGTATCTCATTTTGGCGAAGCACCTGCAATAATACCTATTTTTACAGAGAGTCAAAATAACCCTCAGAAAGTTATTGCCTCACAGGCTTGGCTAGTCCCTATGCATGGACTAGTAACAACATCTTTCTTAGTTGATCAAAAAGGTATTGAAATCAGTCCATATGAAGATTCAAATGCTATTTCACAGGTGAAAAGTGTTGCTACTGGACGTATATTAGAAGTGCTGAAGGAGTCTCAATCTGGAGTGAAGTTAGCCATTCAACATACAGGTGGATTGGTATCGGTATATGGACACTTAGATAGTACGCTGAAGGTGAATGATTGGGTTGAAGCAGGTGATAGTCTAGGCTGGTTAACCAATGAACCTAGACAAACATTATACTTTTCCCTAAGACAAGGTGATGTTTACCTTGATCCATTAGAAGTGATGTCTTTTGATTAA
- the minD gene encoding septum site-determining protein MinD: MGEAIVVTSGKGGVGKTTTSANIGTALALLGKKVCLVDTDIGLRNLDVVMGLENRIIYDLVDVIEGRCRLGQALVKDKRFDELYMLPAAQTKDKDSIKAEQVKDIILELKKDYEYVIIDCPAGIEQGFKNAIAGADKAIVVTTPENAAVRDADRIIGLLESSHVKSPMLVVNRIRPNMMKSGDMLEIEDILQVLNIDLIGIVPDDEYVIKAANNGEPTVMNPDSRAAIAYRNIARRILGDTVPLMQMDNKQGAFKRFKKFLGMG, from the coding sequence ATGGGAGAGGCTATAGTTGTCACTTCTGGCAAGGGCGGAGTAGGCAAGACAACCACATCAGCTAATATAGGAACTGCACTTGCTCTGCTTGGTAAAAAGGTATGCTTGGTGGATACCGATATAGGACTACGTAATCTAGACGTAGTTATGGGTCTTGAGAATCGCATTATTTATGATTTGGTTGATGTGATTGAGGGTCGTTGTCGGTTAGGACAAGCACTAGTGAAGGATAAACGATTCGATGAGTTGTATATGTTGCCAGCAGCACAGACCAAAGATAAAGACTCTATTAAAGCAGAGCAGGTAAAAGATATCATTCTTGAACTTAAAAAGGATTATGAGTATGTCATTATTGATTGCCCAGCGGGTATAGAGCAGGGATTCAAGAATGCTATTGCTGGAGCAGATAAGGCTATTGTTGTTACAACTCCGGAGAATGCTGCAGTTCGTGATGCAGATCGTATTATCGGGCTACTGGAAAGTTCTCATGTCAAATCACCTATGCTCGTAGTGAATCGAATACGACCTAATATGATGAAGTCGGGTGATATGCTAGAGATTGAAGATATTCTGCAAGTCTTGAATATTGATTTGATTGGCATCGTTCCTGATGATGAGTATGTGATCAAGGCTGCTAATAATGGAGAACCAACTGTGATGAATCCTGATTCTAGAGCAGCGATTGCCTATCGTAATATCGCACGGCGTATTTTGGGTGATACGGTACCTTTAATGCAAATGGACAACAAACAGGGTGCTTTCAAACGTTTTAAAAAGTTTCTTGGTATGGGATGA
- the minC gene encoding septum site-determining protein MinC, producing MTVKSNHVTIKGIKDGLVFLLDAECDFEDLLTELRYKLEHSHTNILAGPIIHVDIKLGMRVVTDDQKELILDIMKQKGNLLVRSVESIEQKSEEDLGSNITVMSGIVRSGQVLHHHGNILFLGDINPGGSVTCTGDIYILGALRGMAHAGVDGNDEAVIAASHFAPTQLRISDMISRPPDEWEARETRMEFAYLQDGVMQIDKMSNIVRLRRDFNMFKGV from the coding sequence ATGACTGTAAAGTCCAATCACGTCACGATTAAAGGTATTAAGGATGGCCTGGTATTCCTTCTTGATGCTGAATGTGATTTTGAGGATCTACTAACTGAGCTTCGCTATAAACTTGAGCACAGCCATACAAATATTTTGGCAGGACCCATTATACATGTAGATATCAAGCTGGGTATGAGGGTTGTGACTGACGATCAGAAAGAACTCATTCTAGATATCATGAAACAAAAAGGTAATCTGCTGGTTCGTTCTGTTGAGTCAATAGAACAGAAATCAGAGGAAGACCTTGGAAGCAATATAACAGTGATGAGTGGAATCGTACGTTCAGGTCAGGTTCTTCATCATCATGGAAATATTTTATTTCTTGGTGATATTAACCCGGGTGGTTCTGTGACATGTACCGGAGATATTTATATTCTAGGTGCATTACGTGGGATGGCTCACGCGGGCGTTGACGGGAATGATGAAGCTGTGATCGCAGCTTCACACTTCGCTCCAACACAGCTAAGAATTTCAGATATGATTAGTCGTCCTCCTGATGAGTGGGAAGCTAGAGAGACACGCATGGAATTTGCTTACTTACAGGATGGTGTAATGCAAATTGATAAGATGAGCAACATTGTACGTTTGCGGAGAGATTTCAACATGTTTAAGGGGGTGTAG
- the mreD gene encoding rod shape-determining protein MreD: protein MIMRRPVLIMLLFLLFVLEGTIVPWITPDTWQSRIVPNLVYIVILFVSIYYHRHTALVLGIIFGMLHDIVFYGQIMGPYSFSMGFSAYCMGFIFQSPRAPMPIMMSVILLGSLLLDSVLFGIYTLFQMNHSTYDWALVHHILPNLFVHFVFGLVIYVPLRSQLEKVSKLSQKEKVA from the coding sequence GTGATTATGCGCAGACCCGTCCTTATTATGTTACTGTTCTTACTTTTTGTATTGGAAGGTACTATTGTGCCATGGATTACTCCAGATACATGGCAGTCTAGAATTGTGCCGAATTTAGTATATATCGTTATTCTTTTTGTTTCGATTTATTACCATCGCCACACGGCGTTGGTGTTAGGGATCATATTCGGAATGCTACATGATATTGTTTTTTATGGACAGATCATGGGGCCCTATTCTTTTTCAATGGGATTCTCTGCTTACTGTATGGGCTTTATATTCCAATCTCCACGAGCTCCGATGCCTATTATGATGTCGGTTATTCTCTTGGGAAGTTTATTGTTGGATAGCGTATTATTTGGAATATATACGCTGTTTCAAATGAATCATTCAACATACGATTGGGCTTTAGTGCATCACATACTTCCTAACCTATTTGTTCATTTTGTCTTTGGATTAGTAATCTATGTTCCTCTACGATCTCAACTAGAGAAAGTTAGTAAACTTAGCCAAAAAGAGAAGGTAGCTTAG